TCGGGGGACGTCTCGCCCTATGTCGGGGCGAAGGACGTCACGATCATGTACAGCGTGGTCGACATCGCGGGGATCAACCGCGTCTCCCGCCTCATCCTGGGCAACGCGGCGGCGGCGATCGCCGGCATGGCCGCCGCCTGGGCCGCCGCATCCGAGGCCGCTGCGTCTTCGGCGGCCGCTTCCGCGGGCTGGTCCTCCCCGGCCACGTCGTCCTCGGCCGGCGCCCCCGCTGGTGGCGCCGGCTCAGGGGTTCCGACTGCGGGGCCTTCGGCTCCGGGGCCGTCGGCTACGAGCGCTTCGCTTGCGGGGGCCCCGCCGGAGGGGGAGCGGCCGTTGGTCGCGGCGTCGATGTTCGGCGTCACCACGCCCGCCGTCGACGCCGCCCGCGAACGCCTCACCGAGCTCGGCTACGAGGTGCTCGTCTTCCACGCCACCGGCTCGGGCGGCCGCGCCCTCGAGGCACTGGCCGCCGACGGACTGCTCGCCGGCGTGCTCGACCTCACCACCACCGAACTGGCCGACGACCTGGTCGGCGGTGTGCTCTCGGCGGGGCCCGACCGGCTCACCGCGGCGGGACGGCGCGGCGTGCCCCAGGTGGTCGCCCCCGGTGCGCTCGACATGGTCAACTTCGGGCCGCGCTCGACGGTTCCCGAGCGCTTCTCCGACCGGAACCTGTACGTCCACAACCCCACCGTGACGCTCATGCGCACCACCCCCGCCGAGATGGCCGAGCTCGGCCGCCGCGTCGTCGCCAAGCTCGCCGCCGCCACCGGGCCCACCGCCCTGTTCGTCCCGCTCCGCGGCGTCTCCGCGCTCGACGCGCCCGGCCTGCCGTTCCACGACCCCAAGGCCGACGACGCGTGCTTCGCGGCGCTCGGTGACTTCCCCGGCACGACACGGCTCGACCTGCACATCAACGACCCGGAGTTCGGCCGCGCGATGGCCGACCGGCTGCACGACCTGATCAGGGGTGAGGGATGAACCGCCAGACCGTACTCGAACGGCTTCGCCGTACCGTCTCCGCAGGCAAGCCCGTCATCGGCGCGGGCGCCGGCACCGGCCTGTCGGCCAAGTGCGCCGAGGCCGGTGGCGTCGACCTCATCATCATCTACAACTCGGGGCGCTACCGGATGGCGGGCCGCGGTTCCCTGGCCGGGCTCCTGCCGTACGGCGACGCCAACCAGATCGTCGTCGAGATGGCGAGCGAGGTCCTGCCCGTCGTGCGTGACACACCCGTCCTGGCCGGGGTGTGCGGCACCGACCCGTTCAGGGTGATGCCGCGCTTCCTCGACACGCTCAAGGACATGGGCTTCGCCGGCGTGCAGAACTTCCCGACCGTCGGCCTGTACGACGGGGTCTTCCGGCAGAACCTCGAAGAGACCGGCATGGGCTTCGACCTCGAGATCGAGATGATACGGCTGGCGCACGAGCGGGAGCTGGTCACCGCCCCCTACGTCTTCACCGCCGCCCAGGCCCGCGCCATGGCCGAGGCGGGCGCCGACGTCCTGGTGCCGCACGTCGGCCTCACCACCAAGGGTTCGATCGGCGCGGGCACCGCCCTCACCCTGGACCAGGCGGTGGCCGCCGTCCAGGAGATGCGCGACGCCGCCGCCGAGATCAGGCCGGACATCCTCGTGCTGTGCCACGGCGGGCCCATCGCCGAGCCGTCCGACGCCGCCTATGTCCTGGCCCGCACCAAGGGGGTGGTCGGCTTCTTCGGCGCCTCCTCCGTCGAGCGGCTGCCCACCGAGCTCGCCATCACCGCGCAGGTGGCCGCCTTCAAGAATCTGGAGATCTAGATGCTCGTGAGCCCCTCCCAGGTCCCCACGATGACCTTCGACTGGGGGTCGATCAAGTGGTTCGTCACACCGTCCGCGATCCCGGGGGCGGGCAGCACGCTCGGCGAGGTGATCGTCAATCCCGGACGCGGCCACGCCCGGCACAACCACCCGAAAGCCGAGGAGATCATCTACGTGATCTCCGGTGAGGCGACGCAGATGGTCGACGACGGCGAGCCGTTCCCCATCAGGGAGGGGGACACGGTGCACATCCCGGCGGGGGCCTTCCACTCGACGTTCAACACCACGTGGCGGCCGTTGCGGTTGATCGTGACGTACACGCCTGGCGGGGAGGAGAAGGCGCTGGAGGGCGCCCCCGACTACTGCCTGCACGAGGCCGGCACAGTCGCGGAGTGGCGCCAGGCCTGAGCGTTCGATCCCAGCGCGCCGGGACCGAACGGGTGGCGGCGGTGCGCCGGGTCCGAACGGGGTGGCGGCGTACGCAGCCCCGAACGGCGGCGGGCTGGCGCCAGGTCCCTCACCCGTCGGCGGCCCACCCGTGCGTGCGCATGAGCGTCTTCGCCACCACCGCGAACCTGTCGCGATGCAGCACGGCCCCCTCCCGCCGGATGTCGTCCTCGTCCAGCGCGAACACCCGGTCGAGCCGCAGATACGACACCCGCCCGTCGCTGCCCCACGAGCCCAGCTCGAGCCACTCCGGACCCTCGTCGCCCCGGCTCGACAGCATCATGGCGAGCAGCCTGCGCCCGTGCCGCCCCACCACCAGCAGCGGACGGTCCTTGCCCCGATCCGGGTCCTCCTCGTAAGGCACCCAGGCCCACACGATCTCCCCTGGGTCGGCCATGCCGTCCAGGTCGGGAGAGTAGGCGAGGGCCGCGGCCCGATCGATCGAGTAGATCTCTTTGACAGCGCCACGCAGCGGGCGCGGGTCATCCTGGTGATCTCGCACATTCGGAGCCTAGACCACACCCCGCTTTCCACGGTCATGACCTTGTCGACCTCACCTCATGGCAGCAGGCCGGCCTTCCGGCCCCACAGCCGATCCGTACGCGCTCGCGCTCGCCATCGTCGACACCCTCCTGCCCCCGGATGAGGGGTTCAGTGGATGTTCAAAGGAGGCCCAGGTCGGCCCGCCGCGCCCGTGCTGGTCTGCGCAATCGCTCGTGTTGAACCTGCTCGCCTCGATCAGCCCATGAACTGACCGCTACCGGCGCCGACCAAGGTCAGGACGGGTCCTGGTCCGACCGAGCATGGTCGTCCACGTCACAAAAGGTCGGTCGTGCTCGCCTGTCGGTCACGTTCGCCGGCCGCGTTCCGTCAGAGCGGTGAGGGACGCAGCCCCCAAGGGGGATGGCGTCGTAACCGATCGGCAAAGGGACATGACGTTGAACGAGATCCAGGTACAGGGCACTGTGGCGGAAGGCTTCGAGGAGGTGCGGCAGGAGTTCGCCGCGGTCGTGGCCAAGGAGCGGGGAGAGTCGGGCGCGCAGCTCGCGGCCTACGTGCGCGGCCGGCGGGTGGTCGACCTGTGGGCCGGAGAGGAGGTGAGCGGCGAGTCGTTGACCGGGGTCTTCTCCTCGACCAAGGGCGCCGCGACCCTGGTCGTCGCGCTGCTCGTGCAGGACGGGGTGCTCGGCCTGGACCAGACGGTCGCGCATTACTGGCCGGAGTTCGCCGCCGCCGGCAAGGGCGGCATCACCGTCCGGGACGTGCTCACACACCGCACCGGACTGGTGGGGGCGGAGGGCGGGTTCCCGTTGGCGGAGCTCGCCGACGACCGGCTGATCGCCAAGCGGATGGCGGGTCAGCGGCCGCTGTGGAGGCCGGGGTCAGCCCACGGCTACGGCGGTTTCGTGACCTTCGCCATCGTCGGCGAGGTGGTGCGCCGCGTCACCGGGCGCTCGATCCAGGAGCTGTTTGAGGAGCGGATCCGCTCGCCGTACGGGCTGGATCTGTATCTGGGGCTGCCCGAGGCGCTCGAACCCCGGTACCTGCCGGTGTTGCCGTGGCAGGCCGCGCCGGAACAGCAGGCCGCGTTCGAGGCGAACTGGGTCGCGCCAGGCGCCATCAGCCCGCACAGCATCGCCGGGATCTCCTACAACTTCAGCTTTTTCCAGCCTGCTGACGTGCTGGACTTCCCCAACCACCGCATCGTGCGCGCCCTGGGCCAGGCCTCGGGCGGCGGGGTGGGCAGCGCCCGCGGACTGGCGGCCCTGTACGCGGCCGCCATCTCCGAGGTGGACGGCCAGGCCCCGCTGCTGGAGCCGGAGACCCTCGCCGAGTTCTCCATGATCCACTCGACGGGTAAGGACCTCGTGGGCGGCGAGCGGGCCCAGTACGCCCTCGGCTTCAAGGCCGTGGGCATGTCCTACCCGTTCCTGAGCGCGAACGCCATCGGCCACGACGGCTCCGCGGGATCGGAGGCATTCGCCGACCCCATCACCGGCGTCGCCTACGGGTACACCCGCCGTCGAGCCGCCTTCGGCTTCCACGCCCCGGAGAACCACCGGCTGGCAGCCGCGGTTGTGCGAGCAGCCACCGCAAGCGCCTAGCGCGAGCCATCCGCCCGAACACCTCGAAGGATCACCATGAAACGACTGCTTGCGATGACGCTTGCCTGTTTGATCGTGCCTGCCGCGCCCGCTTCGGCGCAGCCGCGCTGGGCAGGCGCGTGGGGCGCCGCGCCCCAACCGCCCAACCCGGGAGTGAATTCCCCCAACGTGTCGCAGAAGGGCTTCGACCACCAGAGCGCCCATGCTTCGGCGAAAGCGAACAGGCGCGCTTCGGGCGTGACGTGCTCGACCAGCCGGGCGTGCGCAGCGTCATCATCCAGGGCGGCCTGAACGATCTCGGCCACCCGCTGTGGGACAACGAGTGCAGCAGGCCGAACCCGGTGGTGACCGCCGCCGAGCTGATCAAGGGCTTGCGAAACATGATCGAGGCGGCGCACCAGCGGGGGATCAAGGCGATCGGCGCGACCATCACCCCCATCCACGGCACCTACTTCTACAGCCCGCACGGTGAGAGCGTCCGCGAGGAGGTCAACACCTGGATCCGCAGCAGCGGCGCCTTCGACGCGGTGGCCGGCTTCGACCGC
This window of the Nonomuraea africana genome carries:
- a CDS encoding phosphoenolpyruvate hydrolase family protein, yielding MNRQTVLERLRRTVSAGKPVIGAGAGTGLSAKCAEAGGVDLIIIYNSGRYRMAGRGSLAGLLPYGDANQIVVEMASEVLPVVRDTPVLAGVCGTDPFRVMPRFLDTLKDMGFAGVQNFPTVGLYDGVFRQNLEETGMGFDLEIEMIRLAHERELVTAPYVFTAAQARAMAEAGADVLVPHVGLTTKGSIGAGTALTLDQAVAAVQEMRDAAAEIRPDILVLCHGGPIAEPSDAAYVLARTKGVVGFFGASSVERLPTELAITAQVAAFKNLEI
- a CDS encoding Tm-1-like ATP-binding domain-containing protein, whose product is MAVVLIGTIDTKGREYAWLRERLTELGSEVIIVDAGVGEESTGPASSFGAPATASAEDVSNVRVAAAGGADLAELRAAGDRGAAVTVMGEGAAKVLAELLEEGRVDGVLAVGGSGGSSIAARAVRDLPIGLPKLIVSTMASGDVSPYVGAKDVTIMYSVVDIAGINRVSRLILGNAAAAIAGMAAAWAAASEAAASSAAASAGWSSPATSSSAGAPAGGAGSGVPTAGPSAPGPSATSASLAGAPPEGERPLVAASMFGVTTPAVDAARERLTELGYEVLVFHATGSGGRALEALAADGLLAGVLDLTTTELADDLVGGVLSAGPDRLTAAGRRGVPQVVAPGALDMVNFGPRSTVPERFSDRNLYVHNPTVTLMRTTPAEMAELGRRVVAKLAAATGPTALFVPLRGVSALDAPGLPFHDPKADDACFAALGDFPGTTRLDLHINDPEFGRAMADRLHDLIRGEG
- a CDS encoding GDSL-type esterase/lipase family protein; amino-acid sequence: MRSVIIQGGLNDLGHPLWDNECSRPNPVVTAAELIKGLRNMIEAAHQRGIKAIGATITPIHGTYFYSPHGESVREEVNTWIRSSGAFDAVAGFDRALVDPHPADPQRPGPNPALTSEDGVHPNDAGYQAMADAIDLAAL
- a CDS encoding serine hydrolase domain-containing protein produces the protein MNEIQVQGTVAEGFEEVRQEFAAVVAKERGESGAQLAAYVRGRRVVDLWAGEEVSGESLTGVFSSTKGAATLVVALLVQDGVLGLDQTVAHYWPEFAAAGKGGITVRDVLTHRTGLVGAEGGFPLAELADDRLIAKRMAGQRPLWRPGSAHGYGGFVTFAIVGEVVRRVTGRSIQELFEERIRSPYGLDLYLGLPEALEPRYLPVLPWQAAPEQQAAFEANWVAPGAISPHSIAGISYNFSFFQPADVLDFPNHRIVRALGQASGGGVGSARGLAALYAAAISEVDGQAPLLEPETLAEFSMIHSTGKDLVGGERAQYALGFKAVGMSYPFLSANAIGHDGSAGSEAFADPITGVAYGYTRRRAAFGFHAPENHRLAAAVVRAATASA
- a CDS encoding cupin domain-containing protein — translated: MLVSPSQVPTMTFDWGSIKWFVTPSAIPGAGSTLGEVIVNPGRGHARHNHPKAEEIIYVISGEATQMVDDGEPFPIREGDTVHIPAGAFHSTFNTTWRPLRLIVTYTPGGEEKALEGAPDYCLHEAGTVAEWRQA
- a CDS encoding type II toxin-antitoxin system PemK/MazF family toxin, yielding MRDHQDDPRPLRGAVKEIYSIDRAAALAYSPDLDGMADPGEIVWAWVPYEEDPDRGKDRPLLVVGRHGRRLLAMMLSSRGDEGPEWLELGSWGSDGRVSYLRLDRVFALDEDDIRREGAVLHRDRFAVVAKTLMRTHGWAADG